The DNA region TGGACCaacagacaggtcggaccagtagaaaataATGGATTAGTGTGCAGCCCCGACTTGGCACTACCATAATAGTTTTATTTTCCTGAAGCATGCAGCACGAAGGGAAAATATTGTCTCAAGGGAAAATTATAACTCCCAAGGGACCGTCTGTGGTATATTACGATAGACAAGGCAACATGTAACTCTTTACGCCATGTACTTAGCGAGTCTGATTTTTTCTTGAATCAGGATTTCCTGACAATTTCACGAGTGCTTAAATTTGTAatcatggagtacagtaatTAACgcagaaatgtatgcatgcacgttGCATTTATGTTGGGATAAGAGTTAATATTTCCATGTGTTGCTAAATTCACAAATAGCAAgcgacttgcaaaatttgcaaagattaaaaaaaaaaaacctgcaaaaatgtatggcgtatacagtaaggTCTGCATAAGTACACATCATTTCGTTTTTCTCTTTCAGCAGCCAATCAAATTCTGGAATAATATTCCGTGATATGATGTCACTGCTTGCAGTATAACGTTTTGATCTCCACTGCATTAGTCATGTGATGGCAGTTTAACCAGTTGCCAACCAGTATTTATGTAGACCATGTAGACCAATATTTCATGATCCCAGTAGAATGCCATGTTACAGGTATGTGGCATCCACAAAAATTGTGGGTCAAGTGGTAATTTCTGTGGTACTCTATTAATTTGCTAGCACTTTCAGTGATCATGTTGCTTTGAAGTAATTCATTCCTTGCACCAGGTATCATTCCAACCAGCACTCTCTTTGGGCTGgcaatttattttcatgtaaGTAGCATACTGTCAAAGTGTATATTTTTGCAGGAGTAATTATTTGCActtggctgggtaagatgaattttgcttAATTTTATTCCACGGAATCGGGACAATAATTACTCGAACATGTGGCATGCAAATGCATTCAtgtgctttcattttcgcgCCAGCTTGTGGTTGTGCTAAATGCGCAAAaacttccacttttacagtattgtgtaAGTAGATTGCGTAAAATGCATATAGAGTATATCGAGTGAGTGCAATGAGAAAAATTGCTCAGGAATAATACCTCACTTTAATGACTAATCCAAGCAATGTGATTTTGCTTTTGAATGTGCAAAGTTAGATCAAATCAGTCAGTATGAAATCCAATGTACATGCATTGGTGCAAAATACCCATGACATTTGATGTATGCATTGTCATTTATGGTGAAGTGTTTTTCAGGGAATTCGTTTTATGATTGTTTTGCATTTGTCAAGTTGTAagccattttgttttaaaggtaAAGTATTAATCAATGGGTAGATACATTCTGttcaagtttgattgaaatcgaCTTTGGCAACGAGGTACTACAACAAAGCATTTAGAGAGTATGTAAGATTGATTTTGTATACTTCATGGCATTGAGATGGTTGtgaaatttcagtattttgtgttttaaaaaGTCTCAACAATCCTGCGGTTGCATTTATGTCATTATAATGCATGGATGTTGAGCCTAAAATACAGATTGAGTTAGTGGTGTTGACTTCATATCAGACGAACTGAATATTAAACTGAATAGTGCACAAATCTTTGCTGTGTCAGTTTAAAAGGAAAGAAACTTTACAATTGTTTTTAGTTACCTTTGGAATAAACATGCCAAAGTTTGTGTGTAACTGAAAGGCCAAGGAAACTAGTGAATATATCTTGTGCTCAATCAAACAGGGGCAATTTAAGTATCTGATGTGAATAATATTGGTCCAGGTTTTGAATATACTTCCACAGTGGATCAGAAAATTGCAGCATGGGTTTCAAGAGATCATATTTATGAATCACATGAGGCAGTGATGTAGTCAACTCACATTTCCTTCATCTGGGCATAAAGTGTATCATGAAATAGTTTCTTGTAGTCAGTAGTCTAAGTGACATTTATTCCCTCCTTACAACCCATGATTGTAAGTCATTTCAACTCTTGAATATTGTGATGCATACAATCAAAGAAAGGCAAACTGGGTGTTTGCAAGTCAATGGTAGTGTTGCATCATTCTAGAAACGGCATTAATCACAGTGAATGGATAAAAATGTAGCATGAATGGTTGAAGTAAACAAGAGCATGTTGCTCTGATACAGCTTGTAGAATACATCTGTTGTGGGTCATCCTGCTAACATCATACGTTGAAATTCATGTGAAATTATCAGACATGCCACCCAGTTGATAATTACTTCTGCATTTGCATCTTAACTCCTCCTGTGCTACTTGTTATAagagtaattttgtttttgcaggCTGCTATAGCATGTATGTCTTTGGAATGAAGGTAatgatgtagaaaaaaaaacaaactgttcTTAATGTCAACTATGGacacaggtacatgtatatacagtatgtacagtaCATCTCATTAATGTGTTGggctatacatgtactttctggCATCAGTGTTGGTGATATATGGTTCCTAAGAAAAAGTAGAAACTGATTTGTTTATGTAAATGAAGTGATGTTGAGCTATGTAGGGAGGGTGATACTGATGTACTTTATTAGAGCAGCTGTTCACATCTGATTCAACTTGTGATGACAAAGTGAATAGGTAACTGTTGCAAGTATCCAGAATATGAAGATCTTGCAAATTATTGTGGTGTGAATACAGACATACAGACCTCGTGAAGTGATATAATCAGGGTATAGCTGAAATATGGCCCTGTCAAATTGTTCAGTGTAATCAAGTGCCTTTTACTGTCAAAGCAATACTGTAAGCAAGCATTCCCATGTATCCAAGTTATGCTGTTCTCTTTAGTCAAATGGCTCTGTGAGATGTTGCTCATATTGAGCAATTATATATCCAGCACATTTGATTTCTCATGATTGTTGGTGTATTCATATTGCATTAAAGTTTGTTAGATGCCATGTCTACATGATCCCCCGGTGTAAAGGTTTAAGCTGTCATGTGCGTATCAATGGAGCAGTTTTGAGCAGTAATGCATGGGTGAAACAAACCACAAACAAGGTATAATAACAACATCTAGTATTACAATGAAGATCTAACTGAATGACTTAATTGTCCTGTAAGCTGACCACAGTTTCTACATAACTGTAAGAGTATCATTGCCTGAAAATTTAAAgtgaatactgtataagctgttattttcacgagggtttaatttttgtggaattttgcgaatcacagttTGCTCGCCAAGTTAACATGCAACACGCTCAGGGAATAGTGCATTTATCATGGCATCAGTGTCAATTTGCGAAAACGACATCTCGCAAAAATACATCGTATCTGTaacctcatttgcaaaaatatctgtacgcaaaaataacagcttataaaGTAATTGAGAAAACATGAAAGTAAACTTAAAGCTTGATTACCTTTTTCCTCACTTTTCAACAAGACAGCTTTCATTGAACCAGAGCAGTTTTTAAGGCACCCACtgtgtgtacatacagtgtatgtacccATTCATTGCAAATCATTGTCAATGTTTTCAATTGCATATGTCAAGATGAAGATACATTCATAATTACACCCAAGTCAGTAGCATGTTCCTGGATGCGTCTTTTCCAGTAGACATGTGTTGGTTTGAGTATTGAATCTGGAGGTGGCAGCGCTATTGTAATCACAATTATTCCTGATTTAATCAACTGGTCTTGAGATGTAATGACTTCGAAAGTCATTTGAAAAGTTCTAATTTTGAACATAATGGTATTGTTGTATGGTAAAGAATGAaggataattatgataaaaagcAAAGAGAAATTCCAAATCTTGGGAGAATTCATAGATTACTGCTAGCAACATGGGGTTGTCTTCTGGTATATTGCAtggcatttttatttcaaatgttgcTTTCAGACAAagtatttgggggggggggggctggatcAGGCAGGGAGGGCATTTATCCCTTAGATACCTTCTCCCACTTTAACCAAACAGCAGTCAATACATGTTGTTGCCACAGAGTTGGAAAAGAAACTTCCCATTGGTATTGGCCAAGAAAAttaacatgataataatatgaattaGAGACACATAGTCTTAACTGTATTCGTTGTCAATTTCATCGTGATAATTGTAGTAATTGCTGATCCTGTCACGCCAGTCCATGTGAGATCAATACAAAGTATTGCTGTTATACCATAGCAATTCCAATTGGCAATGTTTTGCGTGggtctgtgttttgtttgttttcacatgTGCTGATGTGTTAATCATATttgagagagaagaagagagaaagtaTTATTGACAGTTAAATTCACATTTGTAACATCTCCATGCACATACATAAATTGACTGAAAGGTAGATAGATATGCAGGTGCAAATTGCTACACAAACAGAGGAATGTCTTGTGAATGATTTGTAGGGTACATTtcttaaaattttattttttcctgcATATTTACTCCAtatatttgaaaataaattaCATCTTATTTGAACATATACAATGATTATCATACATATAACATGGTAGTTACAGAAATAGTACACTATGTCACACTTAAACTGGAAAAATGCACTAGACTGCGATGGTGAGCTAAACACAATAGTAGCCCCAATAAGGGtaagaaaagaatgaatttcAATGTATGTATCCAAACTCACACgacaaatatgatatatatgtatttctGACAGAAAAGAGAATAAAGTTGTGTGCTAAATAATTTTGCTATGTATGCATTTGAATGTGTGCCTAACACAAGAGACACCATATCTGACAGAACTCCGCCACGATgtgatattaaaatgaaaactGGACATTTCTCAGAgagctaacaaaaaaaaataataaataaataaatgttgaCATACACTTGTATTTAAAGAGAATACTTTGTTAGTCATCACAAACTGAAACAGCATATTCATTTCCAATTGTAAAGAAAGCCACAAACCTCACTCCCACTTATGCTCTTTCCTTTCAGGTCCATGAAAAGGTGACAAAATTAGAACATCCTTCATCTCTCGCACTGTTTTTCACACTAAACTcacaggcccgaattcacgaaggtggtacaaagtaaaccatggtttaaaccatggacaaaaaccatggagcgccaagtgttgcacggaatatttcgttacaagaTTGGTcattttcgtcgacaaaatgaccgtttcgataatgaaattatcatttcgtggacgaaatgttcatttagttacaaaatgttgtcatttcgtttcaaaataatcatttcaccgacgaaatgactgattttgtaacggaattttccatgcgacacttggcactccacggtttttgtccatggtttagaccatggtttcatttgtaccaccttcgtgaattcaggccacaaTGTCTGCActatctttcattcattcaaatttctACCACAGTTGGCACAAAATTTCAGGACTATACGTTTTACTAATGCCAGATGCAGTATAAAGAAGGCAGCCTCAGTGGGACAGTGTGAAGGTACAGAACAAATTAATGTTTATGCTCTTGATGCTTCTTCCTGCCAAAACACTGACATGTTAAGCAATCATATCTCACTGTAGAAACTGCATGTGTCGTGGCActcaaagaaagaaatgaaaaattccCTTTTCATCCTTACATGGATTTGGGATAAGCCTTGAAAGCCCCTGAAGTTGTGACAAAGAGTAATTCAAATTGTCATCATTGCTCTGCACTCATAAATGTATGCAGTTTGTGACACTGAATTGAAACTGCTTCTTGTTGATTTACTATTCTACATGTATTCGTCTGTCTGGCAAGGATGGAAGTTcatcaaagaaaaaaggagggaaaaaaaCCTTCGACTCCAGGTCATTGGTAGATAAATGAATCGGTAGAGATTTACACAAGATGTGCATTTACAATATATAGTACAAATATTCACCACTGAGATGTATAAATCAGACTAAAAAATCGTTGGCTGAAAATGAGAAGGGCATGGTGCTTTGAACACCATGGCTTTAGTGGCAACCTGAAGCCCTTATCAATCTCAGCCAacgaaataaattcattaaattagGAAGTCCACAGAATGACTTGCTGTGAACAGGACTAAATAAAACTTAAATTTAGTGAGATTTCCAGTACCATAGGAGAAGAGGAATctttcatacatattcatgctTTTGTTAACTCAAATTCTTGCATGATTAGTTTTTGTTTGCCTTTTTATTGGGGTGGGGATGGAAAAAACACTTTCAAAAAGATGCCAAGATAACAACACTTCACAATTACTATGGCATCAAAAACATCTTATATCAGTTAGAAAGCACAAAGGCATCTTTTGCCTGAAGAATAGGACTACTTCAATAGAGTGGTTTCAGCGACAGGAGCTCAGGTAATAATATCTTCTAGTCTTCATCATCTGAAAAGACATCTGTGGCTTGAGAAACAGAGGTCAGCTGCCGGCTCACTCCAGctataaaaacataaaagagaGATATACCGATGAATTGACAGGAAACTCTCTCTGAACcactataagaaaaaaaaaaacaacaacagaaggaGGAGGCCCACGTAACAGTGCATTAACTTATATTCTTAACTTTCAGTGCTTATAGTCTCCGACAAATTTGGTAACTTGCTGTAATTTTGCTTACTTGAACTATATAGTATTATTAATGGAATCGGCCATGATGAACAATGTTGAGCCACTTTCTGTCAAAACAGAAATTATTTTACCAAGCTATATGGCTTGAGCAATTTATTACTATACCCACCTTGCAAAGGCGTCGTCTTCGTTGGTGTACCAGCAAAACCAGCACTAACATTGATAAAAGATGAGACAAACAcagaaattttgttgaatttgtgTTTAAGCTGCATGAAACATAGGTTGTAGATTTGTTCTCGACTCACACACTAAACTAGATTTTGCTGATGCAAATAAATCTGGGATACATGGAAACATTGAGAACCATATCTGGTATCAACTTCAAGATGTTTCAGTTGTTTGAGTGGTACCAACAGAATCCAACCTATACGATCTTATAGTACTTAGTATGATAAACATAGTAAAATGTGATAATACGATATATCCTCTTGACAGTATGACTTTTCAtctttcatataaaaaaaaagaaagaaacgaagCCAATATAAACCACAGAAACCGCATCATATAGAAAGATGCAGGCCAATAGTTGACTGAATTCCTGCAACCCCTACAAAAATGTTGAACGACAAGCCTTAATAGGCGGgaatgcttcaaaattttctcgTCAATGTTGATGAAGTAGTAATATTTTACTTGCCTGTTCTTACCagggatacattttttttaaaatctctttGGCCCAGGGCTGACGGGCTTGTGGTGGTGTCAagatttcatgaatatcttaTGTTTTTTAGgacattttgtctgttttttttttttatgtcaagaAGTTGGCATCTCTGGGTACCCATAGGTGCCCCTGTGCTGCAGTGCATCAAGTAATGTGGCCTTCTGCCAGGAGAGGATGCTATACTCACTCCCGCTTTGACTGATCCTCTTCTGCCTCCTCATCTTGCTCCGACCCAACAGGGGCAAGCGTCTGAGGGTTGAACTGGTTCAGTGGCTCACCAATGATGCCGATACTGCAGGATGAAATGAGACAGgcaaaaagaaatcaatcatcAATAAAAGTGTTATCCCCATGATCACTGATGTACTTAGTGTTTTCTTTCAGAACTATCTCTTCCCCCTCTTTATTGCTGCATTTTCAATAAACAAGGTTTGGACATTCCCATTCCTGCTTTTACAAAGTTTTCAAGGTGTACATGTGCCATGccaaataagataaaaacaaaaataaaaagacaaaataaaatctactaTCTACTATTTCTTGTTTGGCTTTGGACATGCATTGATCAAAAACTGGGATGCACACTTGTGCAGCGGTCTATACAGTCAACATCCCCCAAGGAAATGCCAATCAgatcacatgtacatgaataagTATGGCTTTTTTTAACATGTGAGGATATGTCACCTAATTTTATTCCACTtactttttcttgaaaaacGCTGGTTTGCCCCTAGGTTGAAGCGATTCTGCTGGCACTGATTGGTTTCTGTACAAACAACCAAGACAAGAGATTGACATTATCGTAATATTTCTCTGAGGCTTGTTTCCATTTGAATCGTATCCAGATGCAAAAAGAGGGAACATTTTGCACAGCCTGGGTACTGCACATAACTACAAGAGTGGCACTCTGTTTTATGAGACTTGAATAATGAAGGGGTGGGGGAAGGTGGGGGATAACAATTATACAAAGTGCCTTCAACAATCACTTCACTGCATTCAAAATACAGATGTAACAGTGGAAGGAAGCAAAAGATTCATTCAGCCACGACAGTTCTAAGACTCCCAGGTAGTTCTCTCCCAAGACCAGGCATCATATCTGCGTTTTCtgacagaaatgacatctagaaACCCACACcaaccccccaaccccccccccccaaaaaaaaaaaaatatatatatataataataataataaattaattaattaaaaaaataaaaaataaaataaaaaataaaacaaaaaatctatAATTTCAACTTTTGTCACAGGTCAGGATGCTTCACACTTACTTGTTCAGTCTAAGATTGAATAAGTAATATCACGAAATAacatatgaagcaaaaaaaaaaaaacaaaaaacaaaagaaccatTCCGAGTAACCAAATTAATGACATAAAGTTCAAAAGACGCAAAACATACATCCATGACTGATTTATGTCAACACTAAAATATATACTTGTAATTAACAGTGTGTGGAGTTACTAGAAACTAACAAGTGCTCCAGTATATTGCTTACTCAGTGTAAAATTTTGCCATTTCATTGACAAGAAGTACACagttcattgcaactgattgacaaattgcccaacatcgacgtaaataagcactgaattgatcagtgttttagtagtagctgtgataaaaatcatgggcgtacatactcgagcaggatttctTAATTTGAATAAAGTACACAGTTACTTTCCATTACAGTCTTTCTGTCACTCACCCTGAGGAATCCAGTGTCAGCTTCCCAAACAACCACTCATTTGCCTCCTTGGGTGTGGGCAGTAAGGATTTCAGCACTGGAGACCTGGTTCTGAAACATTTATGAGTAAAATTCACAACACTGTGACACTAacacatgaatggaaagaacCTGCATATCCCATAATACAAAGGCACATCTTGAATGGTGCTTTACACCTATCTATTTGCATGATGGCATGCAACTCAAACTGCTTTTTCAGATATACCAAGATTTCATTATCCCAAATTAATTGTAAGAGACATTGCTACACATAAACTACAAAGAAACAATGCAAAGTTTGAAAAACTTTTCACAAAGCAGGCACACACCTTGCAATAAATATTCTTCATGTCACTATCATATACAGaatctgatgaaaaaaaagagtaaatctTGGTAAAGAACTTCTGCAAGACTGTCTTGATAAATtacatttatatttcatttcatgtcatttcaaaacaatgCCACATCACCATCATATGACAGAATATTGAAAGGTTGTTGATCACTTACTTGACAATGCTTGTAATTGAGGGCCTGTCTCTGTTGAAGAAAGACAAAGTCTTCGAGTTAGTTTACTTCAACATTCTCTGACCTATACGCACAGAGGTCAACATTCTCATCAGGTGCAGCATAATCAACTTAAATCTAACAAagacaaatacataaaatatgatAGAAATTGGTTAAGAAATACATAGGTAAATGTGCACTAACTACATAGTGTACTACTTCTGCTCCTATATACAAAGTTTCACAGTAAGCTAAAcaatatgaaattatttttgaaaCAGATGTATTCAGTTTAGCAGTGGTGGCCATGTTTTGTctgatttgatttttcttttgttctcttgtgtgtgtgtgtgtgtgtgtgtgcgtgcgcgcgtGTTCAAAGGAATGTCATTATTGTGATCATGTATTAACTAACATTTTATATAGAGTATCCACCTTTAGACATGTACCACTTCAGAGGTAACATGCAGTGATCACAAActaaaaatagataaaacatcTACACACTTTAACAGAACACCTTTGACTTCATGTATCTGAATGTCATTTGCAAAATGAATCCTGCAAATAACAAGCAAATGTGATGTGACTGACAGAAAACTTCAGATTCATAATTCGCTTCAagattcatcaaataaaagtacCTTTCATTGTGTGTAATGCACCATCAGCTAAAAAGCCTACTTGCCGTTTCAGTTGTCCACATTTGAAAGCATTCATACATACtcatacacaagcacacaacATCCACTGACCTTCATCAcatatactgtacaagctgaaattttcgcggttgttttatttttgcgaatttcgcgaatcgcctttgaaccgcgaaaataacaacacgcgaaaaaaaacaacgtgcaaacagataagcacagttagacctcgcaaccgtgaaattaacaacacgtaaaaatgttctcctagtagcaattcacgaaaatatctgtacacgaaaatttcagctcgtacagtaatacGTAAATAGCCACTTTGATACCTGTTGATTCTCCTCCTTTCTGCTGGAGTGATGCTTGGGGTGAATGTGAACATGTCCCTGGCCAATTCCTCATCATTCTCATTGTCTTCCTCGGGTGAATTCTTTATCCTCAGTGCTGGGTTGAAGACATCTGACCGCAATACCCTAGTTCATCACACGGGGAGAGAAAATAATAGGAACGTCTATGGTTAAATGCATCCGAGTATTTTAGAAAtatccaacaacaaaaaataagacatagaaacaaaacaaacacatgacCAAAATGTAGATTCACAGAAGTGATGGCATGAACACTGATATTTCAAGTCATATCATCCTGAAGAGAAATTATTCTTAAGCATATGTCAAATAAAATCGAAATggagatgtttttatttgtatctGCATATTTTCTACATAAACCAATGTAAGAGTAAAAACACAAtaataaaaattaatgaaagcATAAAATAATGGATTCAATTAAAGAAACATCTCAGCTGCGCATACAGGATACTGTTCTTCTGAAAGGATTAGAAAAAACActacattaaaagaaaaacaacattcTGCACCATTATCACATCCACCTCGTATTGGTCGACAATAAAATTGTGACATTGTAAAATAAGCTCACCTCCCAAGTTCCTTGTTAATAAGGTCGTGATCTTTTCTGCGGAAAACCAGCCAGACGAGATACACACAGAACTTGTACAAAGTCTGTAAAAGGTcggacaaacaaagaaaaaaaaaattctgtagtATGGCGGAATTAAATTTTCTCATCACCTGCAGAAACTACACCATGTTATCTGTGACTTACAAGCAAATAACTTGGAAtaaagaatactgtaaaacatgatatattcactgCACAAAAtattcgtgaattggagcc from Diadema setosum chromosome 1, eeDiaSeto1, whole genome shotgun sequence includes:
- the LOC140226404 gene encoding protein phosphatase 1 regulatory subunit 36-like isoform X2, which gives rise to MNGVCRKIGRRWQRPLQYLMIATQPIDPKDKKNQRKKTHVFGDTSKKDRATPNKFDGKGQGGTRGIQGGGIGARSARSNKAEKETSVTLQRVKSVALFMLNEVNFPTDSFEMCLYELGQFDEFLIGLLNYFASYFDKLTLEKKPKQMTTEPSAAEQEAMAEITERMDVAKRHLAQSYCILILGLGLQEHHHMGSGNKRQSSTYKDREIYETLYKFCVYLVWLVFRRKDHDLINKELGRVLRSDVFNPALRIKNSPEEDNENDEELARDMFTFTPSITPAERRRINRDRPSITSIVKTRSPVLKSLLPTPKEANEWLFGKLTLDSSGNQSVPAESLQPRGKPAFFKKNIGIIGEPLNQFNPQTLAPVGSEQDEEAEEDQSKRDAGFAGTPTKTTPLQAGVSRQLTSVSQATDVFSDDED